In Pseudomonas sp. MM213, a genomic segment contains:
- a CDS encoding DUF1780 domain-containing protein — translation MDDSDYLRLLTIAAEQANAFLSNARKWERERWVCQRLLQGLNIPYRTDEFAPAGEPPDVLFREANFEVFFVLDEGRRLNDEWRDELQRRRSAFSLSSLVRREAKPRRIPANEFLLRLAPTLRKKAHNYKERGMDLGELDIIAFASLKREVLDLNSHFPPPTEYLRQGWRSLSLVGPTFARVLFAHPDAPDFLRSNLGRSIVFDVGISL, via the coding sequence ATGGATGACTCAGATTACTTACGCCTGCTGACCATTGCGGCCGAGCAAGCCAACGCGTTTCTTTCCAATGCCCGCAAATGGGAGCGTGAGCGTTGGGTGTGCCAGCGCCTGCTGCAAGGGCTGAACATTCCTTACCGCACCGACGAGTTCGCGCCTGCCGGGGAGCCGCCGGACGTGCTGTTTCGCGAGGCGAACTTCGAAGTGTTTTTCGTGCTCGACGAAGGCCGGCGCCTCAACGATGAGTGGCGCGATGAACTGCAACGCCGACGCAGTGCGTTTTCGCTGAGTTCGCTGGTGCGTCGCGAAGCCAAACCCCGGCGCATTCCGGCCAATGAATTCCTGCTGAGACTGGCGCCGACCTTGCGCAAAAAAGCGCACAACTACAAAGAGCGCGGCATGGACCTGGGCGAACTGGACATCATCGCCTTCGCCAGCCTCAAGCGCGAAGTGCTCGACCTCAATAGCCATTTCCCGCCGCCCACCGAATACTTGCGTCAGGGTTGGCGCTCGTTGTCGCTGGTGGGGCCGACCTTCGCCCGTGTTTTATTTGCGCATCCCGACGCCCCGGATTTCCTGCGCAGCAACCTCGGTCGCAGCATCGTCTTCGATGTCGGGATCAGCCTGTGA
- the clpB gene encoding ATP-dependent chaperone ClpB produces the protein MRIDRLTSKLQLALSDAQSLAVGLDHPGIEPAHLMQAMLEQQGGSIKPLLMQVGFDVNSLRKELTKELDQLPKIQNPTGDVNMSQDLARLLNQADRLAQQKGDQFISSELVLLAAMDENSKLGKLLLGQGVSKKALENAINNLRGGEAVNDANHEESRQALDKYTVDLTKRAEDGKLDPVIGRDDEIRRTIQVLQRRTKNNPVLIGEPGVGKTAIAEGLAQRIINGEVPDGLKGKRLLSLDMGALIAGAKYRGEFEERLKSLLNELSKQEGQIILFIDELHAMVGAGKGEGSMDAGNMLKPALARGELHCVGATTLNEYRQYIEKDAALERRFQKVLVDEPSEEDTIAILRGLKERYEVHHKVAITDGAIIAAAKLSHRYITDRQLPDKAIDLIDEAASRIRMEIDSKPEVLDRLERRLIQLKVESQALKKESDEAAIKRLEKLQEEIVRHEREYSDLEEIWNSEKAEVQGSAQIQQKIEQSRQELEAARRKGDLNRMAELQYGVIPDLERSLQMVDQHGKSENQLLRSKVTEEEIAEVVSKWTGIPVSKMLEGERDKLMKMEGLLHQRVIGQDEAVIAVSNAVRRSRAGLSDPNRPSGSFMFLGPTGVGKTELCKALAEFLFDTEEAMVRIDMSEFMEKHSVARLIGAPPGYVGYEEGGYLTEAVRRKPYSVILLDEVEKAHPDVFNILLQVLEDGRLTDSHGRTVDFKNTVIVMTSNLGSVQIQELVGDREAQRAAVMDAISTHFRPEFINRVDEVVIFEPLARDQIAGITEIQLGRLRSRLTERELKLELSPEAMDKLIAVGYDPVYGARPLKRAIQRWIENPLAQLILSGRFMPGDTAKGVVENDEIVFA, from the coding sequence ATGCGTATAGATCGTTTAACCAGCAAATTGCAGTTAGCTCTATCCGACGCCCAATCGCTGGCCGTCGGCCTCGACCATCCCGGTATTGAACCGGCGCATTTGATGCAAGCCATGCTTGAACAGCAGGGTGGTTCGATCAAACCCCTGTTGATGCAGGTCGGTTTTGACGTCAACAGCCTGCGTAAAGAACTGACCAAAGAGCTCGACCAGCTGCCAAAAATCCAGAACCCGACCGGCGACGTCAACATGTCGCAGGACTTGGCGCGTCTGCTCAACCAGGCGGATCGCCTGGCCCAGCAGAAGGGCGATCAGTTCATTTCCAGTGAGCTGGTGCTGCTCGCCGCCATGGACGAGAACAGCAAACTCGGCAAATTGTTGCTCGGTCAGGGCGTCAGCAAAAAAGCCCTGGAAAACGCGATCAACAACCTGCGTGGTGGCGAAGCGGTCAACGACGCCAACCACGAAGAGTCGCGTCAGGCGCTGGATAAATACACCGTCGACCTGACCAAGCGCGCCGAAGACGGCAAGCTCGATCCGGTAATCGGTCGTGACGACGAAATTCGCCGGACCATTCAGGTGCTGCAGCGTCGCACCAAGAACAACCCGGTGCTGATCGGTGAGCCTGGCGTGGGTAAAACCGCCATCGCCGAAGGCCTGGCCCAGCGCATCATCAACGGCGAAGTGCCGGATGGCCTGAAAGGCAAACGCCTGCTGTCCCTGGACATGGGCGCGCTGATTGCCGGTGCCAAGTACCGTGGCGAGTTCGAAGAACGCCTGAAATCCCTGCTCAACGAGCTGTCGAAGCAGGAAGGGCAGATCATTCTGTTCATCGACGAACTGCACGCCATGGTCGGCGCCGGTAAAGGCGAAGGCTCGATGGATGCGGGCAACATGCTCAAACCTGCGTTGGCCCGTGGCGAGTTGCACTGCGTCGGCGCGACCACGCTCAACGAGTACCGCCAATATATAGAGAAGGACGCGGCCCTTGAGCGGCGCTTCCAGAAAGTGTTGGTGGACGAACCGAGCGAAGAAGACACCATCGCCATTCTGCGTGGCCTGAAAGAGCGTTATGAAGTTCACCACAAAGTGGCGATCACCGACGGCGCGATCATCGCTGCGGCCAAGCTCAGTCATCGCTACATTACCGATCGTCAGTTGCCGGACAAGGCCATCGACCTGATCGACGAAGCCGCCAGCCGCATCCGCATGGAGATCGACTCCAAGCCGGAAGTGCTGGACCGTCTGGAGCGCCGTCTGATTCAGCTGAAGGTGGAATCCCAGGCGCTGAAGAAAGAGAGCGACGAAGCGGCGATCAAGCGTCTGGAGAAACTCCAGGAAGAAATCGTTCGTCATGAACGGGAGTATTCGGACCTCGAAGAAATCTGGAACTCGGAAAAAGCCGAAGTCCAGGGTTCTGCGCAGATCCAGCAGAAAATCGAACAGTCCCGTCAGGAACTGGAAGCGGCACGCCGTAAAGGCGACCTGAACCGCATGGCCGAGCTGCAATACGGGGTGATCCCGGACCTGGAGCGCAGCCTGCAAATGGTCGACCAGCATGGCAAAAGCGAAAACCAGTTGCTGCGCAGCAAGGTGACCGAGGAAGAAATCGCTGAAGTCGTCTCGAAGTGGACCGGCATTCCGGTGTCGAAAATGCTCGAAGGCGAGCGCGACAAGCTGATGAAGATGGAAGGCCTGTTGCACCAGCGTGTGATCGGTCAGGACGAAGCGGTGATCGCGGTTTCCAATGCGGTGCGCCGTTCGCGGGCCGGTTTGTCCGACCCGAATCGTCCGAGCGGTTCGTTCATGTTCCTCGGCCCGACCGGTGTCGGTAAAACCGAGTTGTGCAAGGCGTTGGCCGAGTTCCTCTTTGATACCGAAGAGGCGATGGTGCGGATCGACATGTCCGAGTTCATGGAGAAACATTCCGTGGCCCGGTTGATCGGTGCGCCACCAGGCTACGTAGGGTATGAAGAGGGCGGCTACCTGACCGAGGCGGTGCGTCGCAAGCCTTATTCGGTGATCCTGCTGGATGAGGTCGAGAAGGCCCACCCGGATGTGTTCAACATATTGCTGCAAGTGCTGGAAGATGGCCGCCTGACCGACAGCCATGGCCGCACGGTGGATTTCAAGAACACCGTGATCGTCATGACCTCCAACCTGGGCTCGGTGCAAATCCAGGAACTGGTCGGTGATCGTGAGGCTCAGCGCGCAGCGGTGATGGATGCGATTTCCACGCACTTCCGGCCGGAGTTCATCAACCGGGTCGACGAAGTGGTGATCTTCGAGCCATTGGCGCGGGATCAGATCGCGGGCATCACCGAGATCCAGTTGGGTCGTCTGCGCAGTCGCCTGACTGAGCGCGAACTGAAACTGGAACTCAGCCCTGAGGCCATGGACAAGCTGATCGCGGTTGGCTACGACCCGGTGTACGGCGCACGGCCACTCAAACGTGCGATTCAGCGCTGGATCGAAAACCCGCTGGCGCAGCTGATTTTGTCGGGTCGTTTCATGCCCGGCGATACCGCCAAGGGTGTGGTGGAAAACGACGAAATCGTCTTCGCCTGA
- a CDS encoding MOSC domain-containing protein → MSPLQELIAEVPQTGRVRWIGVRPQPHVPMIELAAVEARLEAGLTGDRARPGVRNARQVTLIQWEHLAVINSLMGRSEDNPLLPNDLRRNLVISGINLFSLKGRRFKIGQAIFETTGWCQPCARLQNNLGPGTFQAVRGHGGITARVLQSGIIRLDDTVSVEPVPASGYAPFNAG, encoded by the coding sequence GTGAGTCCATTGCAGGAACTGATCGCTGAAGTCCCGCAAACCGGCCGCGTACGCTGGATCGGTGTGCGCCCGCAGCCACACGTGCCGATGATCGAACTGGCGGCCGTGGAGGCACGACTCGAGGCCGGGTTGACCGGCGATCGCGCCCGCCCCGGCGTACGCAACGCGCGGCAGGTGACACTGATTCAGTGGGAGCATCTGGCGGTGATCAACTCGCTGATGGGCCGCTCGGAAGATAATCCGCTGTTGCCTAATGATTTGCGGCGCAACCTCGTTATCAGTGGGATCAACCTGTTCAGCCTCAAGGGTCGCCGCTTCAAAATCGGCCAGGCGATTTTCGAAACCACCGGTTGGTGTCAGCCCTGCGCGCGCCTGCAAAACAACCTCGGCCCTGGCACCTTTCAGGCCGTTCGCGGACATGGCGGAATCACCGCCCGAGTGTTACAAAGTGGAATCATTCGCCTGGACGATACGGTCAGCGTCGAGCCTGTTCCAGCGAGCGGCTATGCTCCGTTCAATGCGGGCTGA
- a CDS encoding methyl-accepting chemotaxis protein, with protein MFLRQLNIAPRAALGFALIAVLVALLGIFALGQMSSIRESEVAVEKQWLPSIRGGDEIRELMLRIRTISLRMALDQDPKNIPTYRGQMDTRDKELSEKIAAYDKLVDTAEGQALYDQFKTTFAAYRTGIAQSFTLAEQGRRDELTKLLLIDMKTVVDGSGKQLNDLAELFAKQVAVESQKSAAHYETSRSIVSLFIALAALATVGLAMLLTRSIVRPLNEALSAAESVAQGDLTRPIATHGNDEVSRLLKALATMQQNLRETLQAISGSATQLATAADELNAVTLDSTQGLQQQNNEIEQAATAVNEMTSAVEEVARNAVSTSDATRQSSESAHLGQERVSETASAISDLANDVQHTGELVQSLANQSQDIGKVLDVIRAIAEQTNLLALNAAIEAARAGESGRGFAVVADEVRALAHRTQQSTQEIEQMVQGMRNGSSLALDSMNASASRAAETLVMAKRAGDALQTITASVHEIHERNLVIASAAEEQAQVAREVDRNLVNIRDLSVRSATGADQTSASSHELSKLANALQGMVQRFRV; from the coding sequence ATGTTTCTTCGTCAGCTGAATATTGCCCCTCGTGCTGCGCTGGGTTTTGCCTTGATTGCCGTGCTGGTGGCGTTGCTTGGAATATTTGCCCTGGGGCAGATGTCGAGCATTCGCGAGAGCGAGGTGGCGGTGGAGAAGCAATGGCTGCCGAGCATCCGTGGTGGTGATGAGATCCGCGAGCTGATGCTGCGCATCCGTACCATTTCCTTGCGTATGGCACTGGATCAAGACCCAAAGAACATTCCAACCTACCGCGGCCAGATGGACACCCGCGACAAGGAACTGAGCGAGAAGATTGCGGCTTACGACAAGTTGGTCGACACCGCTGAAGGTCAGGCCTTGTACGACCAGTTCAAAACCACCTTCGCCGCCTATCGCACCGGCATTGCCCAGTCGTTCACCCTGGCCGAGCAAGGTCGCCGTGACGAGCTGACCAAACTGCTGTTGATCGACATGAAAACCGTGGTCGATGGTTCCGGCAAGCAGCTCAATGACCTGGCGGAACTGTTCGCCAAACAGGTCGCCGTTGAAAGCCAGAAATCCGCAGCGCACTACGAAACCTCGCGGTCCATCGTCAGCCTGTTCATCGCACTCGCGGCGCTGGCGACAGTCGGCCTGGCAATGTTGCTGACTCGCAGTATCGTCCGTCCGCTGAACGAAGCCCTGAGTGCGGCGGAAAGCGTGGCGCAGGGCGATTTGACCCGACCTATCGCGACCCATGGCAACGACGAAGTGAGCCGTTTGCTCAAGGCGCTGGCGACCATGCAGCAGAACCTGCGGGAAACCCTGCAAGCCATCAGTGGCTCGGCGACGCAACTGGCCACGGCGGCAGATGAGCTGAACGCCGTCACCCTGGATAGCACCCAGGGCCTGCAACAACAGAACAACGAGATTGAACAAGCCGCCACGGCGGTCAACGAAATGACCTCCGCCGTCGAAGAAGTTGCGCGCAACGCAGTGTCGACCTCCGATGCCACTCGCCAGTCCAGCGAGTCGGCGCATCTGGGGCAGGAGCGGGTCAGCGAAACTGCAAGTGCCATCAGCGACCTGGCCAATGATGTTCAGCACACCGGTGAGTTGGTGCAATCGCTGGCCAATCAGTCTCAAGACATCGGCAAGGTGCTGGATGTGATTCGGGCCATTGCCGAGCAAACCAATCTGTTGGCGCTCAACGCTGCGATTGAAGCGGCGCGTGCGGGTGAAAGCGGGCGCGGTTTTGCGGTGGTGGCCGATGAAGTGCGTGCACTGGCGCATCGCACGCAGCAATCGACCCAGGAAATCGAACAAATGGTCCAGGGCATGCGCAATGGTTCGAGCCTGGCGCTGGACTCGATGAATGCCAGCGCTTCCCGTGCTGCCGAAACTCTGGTGATGGCGAAGCGGGCGGGTGATGCGTTGCAGACGATCACTGCATCGGTTCACGAAATCCACGAGCGCAACCTGGTGATTGCCAGTGCCGCCGAAGAACAGGCCCAAGTGGCCCGGGAGGTGGATCGCAATCTGGTGAACATTCGTGATCTGTCGGTGCGTTCCGCTACCGGCGCGGATCAGACCAGTGCCTCCAGCCACGAGCTGTCGAAACTGGCCAATGCGTTGCAGGGGATGGTGCAGCGTTTTCGGGTGTAA
- the rluD gene encoding 23S rRNA pseudouridine(1911/1915/1917) synthase RluD, with the protein MSDKIELRAEVPSELGGQRLDQVAAQLFAEHSRSRLSAWIKDGRLTVDGAVIRPRDIVHGGAILELTAEQEAQGEWIAQDIELDIVYEDDDILVINKPAGLVVHPAAGHADGTLLNALLHHVPDIINVPRAGIVHRLDKDTTGLMVVAKTIQAQTQLVTQLQSRSVSRIYECIVIGVVTAGGKINAPIGRHGQQRQRMAVMEGGKQAVSHYRVLERFRSHTHVRVKLETGRTHQIRVHMAHINYPLVGDPAYGGRFRIPPAASQTMVDSLKTFPRQALHARFLELDHPTTGKRMSWESPLPDDFVWLLTLLKQDREAFIG; encoded by the coding sequence ATGTCCGATAAAATTGAACTTCGCGCAGAGGTGCCGTCCGAATTGGGCGGCCAACGCCTCGATCAAGTCGCCGCACAATTATTCGCTGAGCACTCGCGCTCGCGCCTTTCCGCCTGGATCAAAGACGGCCGCCTGACTGTGGATGGGGCGGTTATCCGCCCGCGAGACATCGTTCACGGTGGCGCCATTCTTGAACTGACTGCCGAGCAGGAAGCTCAGGGCGAATGGATCGCTCAAGACATCGAGCTGGACATCGTCTATGAAGACGACGACATCCTGGTGATCAACAAGCCTGCGGGCCTGGTGGTGCACCCGGCTGCCGGTCACGCTGATGGCACCTTGCTCAACGCCTTGCTGCACCACGTGCCGGACATCATCAATGTGCCCCGCGCCGGTATCGTGCATCGTCTGGACAAGGACACCACCGGTCTGATGGTGGTGGCCAAGACCATTCAAGCGCAGACGCAGCTGGTGACACAGTTGCAGAGCCGCAGCGTCAGCCGGATCTACGAGTGCATCGTGATCGGCGTGGTGACGGCGGGCGGCAAGATCAACGCGCCGATCGGTCGTCACGGCCAGCAACGCCAGCGCATGGCCGTGATGGAAGGTGGCAAGCAAGCCGTCAGCCATTACCGTGTGCTTGAGCGTTTCCGCTCCCACACTCACGTGCGGGTGAAGCTGGAAACCGGTCGTACGCACCAGATTCGCGTGCACATGGCGCACATCAACTACCCGTTGGTCGGAGATCCTGCCTACGGCGGTCGTTTCCGTATCCCGCCAGCCGCCAGCCAGACCATGGTCGATTCCTTGAAGACGTTCCCGCGTCAGGCGCTGCATGCGCGGTTCCTGGAGCTGGATCACCCGACTACCGGTAAACGCATGAGCTGGGAATCGCCACTGCCGGACGATTTCGTCTGGTTGCTGACGCTGCTCAAGCAAGACCGCGAGGCGTTCATCGGATGA
- a CDS encoding DUF3094 domain-containing protein, translating to MTSRLNPDDQKHVEEYLHLSQHRVERRPFRPWMLLVVVLAVTIGLGLLSRFISYLTL from the coding sequence ATGACCAGCCGCCTGAACCCCGACGACCAAAAGCATGTCGAAGAGTACCTGCACCTGTCCCAGCACCGAGTCGAGCGCCGGCCTTTCCGGCCGTGGATGCTCCTGGTGGTGGTGCTGGCAGTGACTATTGGCCTGGGCCTGTTGAGCCGATTTATCAGTTACCTGACGCTATGA
- a CDS encoding outer membrane protein assembly factor BamD, with protein sequence MQVKHLLLIAILALTAACSSKEVVDENLSEVELYQQAQQDLDNNSYTAATAKLKALESRYPFGRYADQAQLELIYANYKNTEPEAAKSAAERFIRLHPQHPNVDYAYYLKGLTSFDQDVGLLSRFLPLDMTKRDPGAARDSYNEFAQLTSRFPNSRYSPDAKQRMIYLRNLLAAYEIHVADYYLTRQAYVAAANRGRYVVENFQETPSVGDGLAVMTEAYQRLHLDDLAATSLETLKLNYPNHPTLVDGQFVPSVDEADNRSWLSKATLGLIESRPPLPPGETRANQDVQRQFRDAKEAIPNDLKPKDENGDVIEEENHEAEGNNSDRSWFSYMTFGVFD encoded by the coding sequence ATGCAAGTGAAACACCTGCTGCTGATCGCCATCCTCGCATTGACCGCTGCTTGCTCATCGAAGGAAGTCGTAGACGAAAACCTTAGCGAAGTCGAGCTGTACCAGCAGGCTCAGCAAGATCTGGACAACAATAGCTACACCGCCGCCACAGCCAAGCTGAAGGCGCTGGAGTCGCGTTATCCGTTCGGTCGCTACGCCGATCAGGCTCAACTCGAGCTCATCTACGCCAACTACAAGAACACCGAGCCTGAGGCTGCGAAGTCTGCCGCCGAGCGTTTCATTCGTTTGCACCCTCAGCATCCGAACGTGGACTACGCCTATTACCTCAAGGGCCTGACCTCTTTCGACCAGGACGTCGGCCTGCTGTCGCGTTTCCTGCCGCTGGACATGACCAAGCGTGACCCGGGTGCTGCCCGCGACTCCTACAACGAGTTCGCCCAACTGACCAGCCGCTTCCCGAACAGCCGCTACTCGCCGGACGCCAAGCAGCGCATGATTTACCTGCGCAACCTGCTGGCGGCCTACGAAATTCACGTCGCCGACTACTACCTGACCCGTCAGGCCTACGTCGCTGCCGCGAACCGTGGTCGTTACGTGGTGGAAAACTTCCAGGAAACCCCATCGGTCGGCGACGGCCTGGCGGTGATGACTGAAGCCTACCAGCGTCTGCACCTGGACGACCTGGCAGCCACCAGCCTCGAAACCCTGAAGCTCAACTACCCGAACCACCCAACGCTGGTAGACGGTCAGTTCGTGCCATCGGTCGACGAAGCCGACAACCGTTCGTGGTTGAGCAAGGCGACTCTGGGCCTGATCGAATCCCGTCCACCGCTGCCGCCGGGCGAAACCCGCGCCAACCAGGACGTGCAGAGACAATTCCGGGACGCCAAAGAAGCGATTCCGAACGATCTCAAGCCTAAAGATGAAAATGGCGACGTGATCGAAGAAGAAAATCACGAAGCGGAAGGCAACAACAGCGACCGCTCGTGGTTCAGCTACATGACCTTCGGCGTGTTCGACTGA
- a CDS encoding PP0621 family protein produces MLRLLFWIALIAAAVWFWRKFKGQASAPKSPAELEAAPMVRCAHCGVHLPRDRALSLQQQWYCSQAHLEQGPGSSDR; encoded by the coding sequence ATGCTTCGTTTACTGTTCTGGATCGCCCTGATTGCCGCTGCGGTATGGTTCTGGCGCAAGTTCAAGGGCCAGGCTTCTGCGCCCAAGTCCCCCGCCGAACTGGAAGCCGCGCCCATGGTCCGCTGCGCCCATTGCGGCGTACACCTGCCCCGCGACCGCGCGCTGAGCCTTCAACAACAGTGGTATTGCAGCCAGGCTCACCTCGAGCAAGGCCCGGGCTCCAGTGATCGCTGA
- a CDS encoding NAD(P)/FAD-dependent oxidoreductase — MTHRIVIVGGGAGGLELATRLGKTLGKRGTASVMLVDANLTHIWKPLLHEVAAGSLNSSEDELNYVAQAKWNHFEFQLGRMSGLDRAQKKIQLAATYDEAGLELVPAREVPYDSLVIAVGSTTNDFGTQGAAQHCLFLDTRKQAERFHQQLLNHYLRAHAGQTDVVQRISVAIVGAGATGVELAAELHNAAHELAAYGLDRIKPENMHITLIEAGPRVLPALPERIGGPVHKTLEKLGVNVMTNAAVSEVTADSLITADGKVINASLKVWAAGIRAPGFLKDIDGLETNRINQLQVLPTLQTTRDENIFAFGDCAACPQPGTDRNVPPRAQAAHQQASLLAKSLKLRIENKPLPVYKYTDYGSLISLSRFSAVGNLMGNLTGSVMLEGWLARMFYVSLYRMHQMALYGAFRTAMLMLGSKIGRGTEPRLKLH, encoded by the coding sequence ATGACTCATCGTATTGTCATCGTTGGCGGCGGCGCCGGCGGTCTGGAGTTGGCTACCCGTCTGGGTAAGACTCTGGGCAAGCGCGGCACGGCCAGTGTGATGCTGGTCGACGCGAACCTGACCCACATCTGGAAACCGCTGTTGCACGAAGTGGCGGCCGGTTCCCTGAACTCTTCCGAAGACGAACTCAACTATGTTGCCCAGGCAAAATGGAACCACTTCGAGTTCCAGCTGGGGCGCATGAGCGGGCTTGATCGGGCACAGAAGAAAATCCAGCTGGCCGCCACCTATGACGAAGCCGGCCTGGAACTGGTGCCGGCGCGTGAAGTGCCGTACGACTCGCTGGTGATCGCCGTCGGCAGCACCACCAACGATTTCGGCACCCAGGGCGCGGCGCAACATTGCCTGTTCCTCGACACGCGCAAACAGGCCGAGCGCTTCCACCAGCAACTGCTCAACCATTACTTGCGCGCGCACGCCGGGCAGACGGATGTGGTGCAGCGGATCAGCGTGGCCATCGTCGGCGCCGGTGCCACGGGCGTCGAGCTGGCCGCCGAACTGCACAACGCCGCGCACGAACTGGCGGCTTACGGTCTGGACCGGATCAAACCGGAGAACATGCACATCACCTTGATCGAAGCCGGTCCACGGGTGCTGCCAGCATTGCCGGAACGCATTGGCGGGCCTGTGCATAAAACCCTGGAGAAACTCGGGGTCAATGTCATGACCAACGCGGCCGTTAGCGAAGTGACCGCCGACAGCCTGATCACCGCCGACGGCAAAGTGATCAACGCCAGCCTGAAAGTCTGGGCCGCCGGGATTCGTGCGCCGGGTTTCCTCAAGGATATCGACGGTCTGGAAACCAACCGCATCAACCAGCTGCAAGTGCTGCCGACCCTGCAAACCACCCGCGACGAGAACATCTTCGCCTTCGGTGACTGCGCGGCCTGCCCGCAACCGGGCACCGATCGCAATGTGCCGCCGCGCGCCCAGGCGGCACATCAGCAGGCGTCGTTGCTGGCCAAATCGCTGAAGCTGCGGATCGAAAACAAACCGCTGCCTGTATACAAGTACACCGACTACGGCTCGTTGATTTCGCTGTCGCGTTTTTCGGCTGTGGGTAACTTGATGGGCAACCTGACCGGCAGCGTGATGCTCGAGGGTTGGCTGGCGCGGATGTTTTATGTGTCGCTGTACCGCATGCACCAGATGGCGCTGTATGGCGCGTTCCGCACGGCGATGTTGATGCTGGGCAGCAAGATTGGCCGCGGGACTGAGCCGCGCCTGAAACTTCACTGA
- the pgeF gene encoding peptidoglycan editing factor PgeF, whose translation MSDWLIPDWPAPAGVKACVTTRAGGVSLAPFDSLNLGDHVDDSPEAVAENRRRLTDHFSMQPAWLKQVHGIAVAHADPGLVATADASWTATPGIACAAMTADCLPALFCDRAGTRVAAAHAGWRGLAAGVLEATLDALAVPSEDVLVWLGPAIGPQAFEVGPEVRATFVEQLPESAKAFVPSQNAGKFMADIYELARLRLAARGVTAVYGGGFCTVTDPRFFSYRRSPRTGRFASLVWLES comes from the coding sequence ATGAGTGACTGGCTGATTCCCGACTGGCCTGCGCCTGCCGGGGTGAAAGCCTGCGTCACCACCCGTGCGGGCGGCGTCAGTCTGGCGCCGTTCGACAGCCTCAACCTCGGCGATCACGTCGACGACAGCCCCGAAGCTGTTGCCGAAAACCGCCGTCGCCTCACCGATCATTTCTCCATGCAGCCGGCCTGGTTGAAGCAGGTTCACGGCATCGCCGTGGCTCATGCGGACCCAGGCCTTGTGGCCACCGCCGACGCCAGCTGGACGGCAACGCCCGGCATTGCCTGCGCGGCGATGACGGCTGATTGCCTGCCCGCGTTGTTTTGCGACCGTGCCGGCACTCGCGTCGCTGCGGCCCACGCCGGTTGGCGCGGGTTGGCGGCGGGTGTGCTCGAAGCGACGCTCGATGCGCTGGCCGTGCCCTCGGAAGACGTGCTGGTCTGGCTCGGTCCGGCCATTGGCCCGCAAGCCTTTGAAGTCGGCCCGGAAGTGCGGGCTACCTTCGTCGAGCAATTGCCCGAATCCGCGAAAGCCTTCGTGCCCAGCCAAAACGCTGGCAAATTCATGGCTGACATCTATGAGCTGGCGCGTTTGCGTCTGGCGGCTCGTGGTGTCACTGCTGTTTATGGTGGCGGTTTCTGCACCGTGACCGATCCCCGCTTCTTTTCTTACCGCCGCAGCCCTCGCACTGGTCGGTTTGCCTCCCTGGTCTGGCTCGAAAGCTAG